A genomic stretch from Candidatus Omnitrophota bacterium includes:
- the pgsA gene encoding CDP-diacylglycerol--glycerol-3-phosphate 3-phosphatidyltransferase, with protein sequence MNLPNKLTISRIFLTFIFLYLLFRQSIGGKAAALVIFVFAAASDLFDGWIAKKRNMVTDFGKIMDPIADKILVLGAFIAFVKLDLIDVWMVVVIIVRELIITHLRLYALTQKKVMAAERAGKHKTVSQMVAIFTILCYLLFKEILVGFGIWGAGWERSFSVGIYLLMLVTVVLTLISGLSYFWRNRKLIVSK encoded by the coding sequence ATGAACCTTCCCAATAAACTTACTATTTCCAGAATTTTCCTCACCTTTATATTCCTCTATCTTTTATTCCGCCAAAGCATCGGCGGCAAAGCCGCCGCCCTTGTAATATTCGTATTCGCGGCAGCGTCCGATCTGTTTGACGGATGGATCGCCAAAAAGCGCAATATGGTCACCGATTTCGGCAAGATAATGGACCCCATAGCGGATAAGATACTGGTGCTTGGGGCGTTCATTGCCTTCGTGAAGCTCGATCTGATAGATGTGTGGATGGTCGTGGTGATCATAGTAAGGGAGTTGATAATCACTCATCTTCGGCTTTATGCCCTGACGCAGAAAAAAGTAATGGCCGCGGAAAGGGCGGGTAAGCATAAGACGGTATCGCAAATGGTAGCCATATTCACGATCCTTTGCTACCTTTTATTCAAGGAAATACTGGTAGGTTTTGGTATATGGGGCGCCGGCTGGGAGCGTTCCTTCAGCGTAGGCATATACCTGCTTATGCTGGTCACGGTGGTGCTTACTCTTATTTCCGGCCTGTCTTATTTCTGGCGCAATAGAAAACTTATAGTATCAAAATAA
- a CDS encoding phosphatidylglycerophosphatase A, translated as MLLTAAKLISTGFFLGFCPVMPGTVGSLAGLGLSFFLNGHSFIQWLILLLLFIAGVWSASAAERALRKNDPPQVIVDEIFAMLLIAAFLPRNTAVLLAAFVLFRVFDILKPPPIKKIQGLHAGIGIMLDDVVAGIYTVAVIQIALKFALKRVS; from the coding sequence GTGTTATTGACCGCGGCCAAACTGATCTCTACGGGTTTTTTTCTGGGTTTTTGCCCTGTTATGCCGGGGACTGTCGGGAGCCTGGCTGGGTTAGGGCTGTCGTTTTTTCTCAATGGGCATTCTTTTATACAGTGGTTAATTTTATTGCTGCTGTTTATCGCTGGCGTATGGTCGGCATCAGCGGCCGAGAGGGCGCTGCGGAAAAATGACCCGCCTCAAGTAATAGTTGACGAAATCTTTGCGATGCTGCTTATCGCGGCATTTCTGCCGCGCAATACCGCGGTATTGCTTGCCGCATTTGTACTTTTCCGCGTTTTTGACATACTCAAACCTCCGCCGATCAAAAAGATCCAGGGCCTTCATGCCGGTATCGGCATTATGCTGGATGACGTTGTAGCTGGTATTTATACGGTGGCGGTTATTCAGATAGCGCTTAAATTTGCCCTGAAGAGGGTTTCGTAG
- the thpR gene encoding RNA 2',3'-cyclic phosphodiesterase, whose product MPEETIRAFIAIELPQEIKDALEELQHMLKKTGADVKWVEPDNIHLTLKFLGDTDVAALDKINESLSKIAAGFSAFEATLSGLGTFPPGGSPRVVWAGLKDKENACGRIAQAIEEEMQRLGFPKEKREFKSHLTLGRVRSSLNLLKLADEIKSRKDHFSGAGRSFRVSSLSLIKSTLTPKGSIYETLFRANLSAI is encoded by the coding sequence ATGCCTGAAGAAACAATAAGAGCATTTATCGCGATTGAGCTCCCGCAAGAAATCAAAGACGCCCTTGAAGAACTGCAGCATATGCTTAAAAAAACCGGAGCGGACGTAAAATGGGTGGAGCCGGACAATATCCATCTCACCTTAAAATTCCTCGGCGATACGGACGTGGCCGCGCTGGATAAAATAAATGAGTCATTAAGTAAGATCGCGGCCGGTTTCAGCGCGTTTGAGGCAACTCTTTCCGGCCTTGGCACATTCCCTCCGGGAGGCTCTCCGCGGGTGGTCTGGGCAGGGCTCAAAGACAAAGAAAATGCCTGCGGCAGGATCGCTCAGGCAATTGAGGAAGAAATGCAACGGTTGGGATTTCCCAAAGAAAAAAGAGAGTTCAAATCACATCTGACATTAGGCAGGGTGCGTTCTTCACTGAACCTCTTAAAACTGGCTGACGAAATAAAATCAAGGAAGGATCATTTCTCCGGAGCAGGCAGGTCATTCAGGGTATCTTCCCTTTCTCTTATCAAAAGCACGCTTACCCCCAAAGGCTCAATCTACGAAACCCTCTTCAGGGCAAATTTAAGCGCTATCTGA
- a CDS encoding nicotinamide-nucleotide amidohydrolase family protein — protein MAALENKIKEAFTRNGLTLSIAESCTGGLLAHRITNVSGASRFFKLGVVAYSNQAKTTLLGVPGSLIKKYGAVSSQCAVCMAKNVKKKGGSVVGVSITGTAGPSGGTKAKPVGTVFVCVNYKGRSACNKFKFSGTRLQIKNKSADSALKLILKCLKKQ, from the coding sequence ATGGCCGCGTTAGAAAACAAGATCAAAGAGGCCTTCACAAGAAACGGCCTCACCCTAAGCATTGCCGAGTCCTGCACAGGGGGCCTGCTTGCCCATAGGATAACCAACGTAAGCGGCGCCTCAAGATTCTTCAAACTGGGGGTCGTCGCCTATTCTAACCAGGCCAAGACAACACTTCTGGGCGTGCCCGGCTCCTTGATCAAGAAATACGGGGCGGTAAGCAGCCAATGCGCCGTATGTATGGCAAAAAACGTGAAGAAAAAAGGCGGCAGCGTTGTCGGCGTAAGCATAACCGGCACTGCCGGGCCTTCCGGCGGGACAAAGGCTAAGCCCGTAGGCACTGTGTTCGTCTGTGTAAATTATAAGGGCAGATCTGCCTGTAATAAATTTAAATTCTCCGGAACCCGCCTTCAGATCAAGAACAAGTCAGCTGATTCGGCCTTAAAACTGATCTTAAAATGCCTGAAGAAACAATAA
- a CDS encoding bifunctional 3,4-dihydroxy-2-butanone-4-phosphate synthase/GTP cyclohydrolase II translates to MKFNEIPEIIEELKSGRMVIVVDDEDRENEGDLVMAASSVNAEAINFMATHGKGLICVPMEAGRLNELNIHPMSSYNDRFRTGWMVSVDAASGITTGISAADRARTVQVLIGPGSRPEDIVRGGHIFPLKASNGGVLVRAGHTEACVDLMRLSSLYPAGVICEIMNSDGTMARFNDLAEFSRKHGLKICSIAGLIQYRRRSEKLVKRAARAKLPTEFGEFDLILYSTEIDSSYHTALVRSLKANDSDPVLVRVHSECLTGDVFSSLRCDCGRQLKIAMEMIGKAGSGVILYMNQEGRGIGLLGKIKAYALQDGGMDTVEANHALGFGADLRDYGIGAQILVDLGIKNIRLITNNPKKIVGLEGYDLKVVERVPLEIKPNPANYKYLKTKKEKLGHELTLE, encoded by the coding sequence ATGAAATTCAATGAGATTCCGGAGATAATTGAAGAACTGAAATCAGGCAGAATGGTCATCGTTGTTGATGATGAGGACAGGGAGAATGAAGGGGACCTTGTAATGGCCGCCTCATCTGTCAACGCCGAGGCGATAAATTTTATGGCCACGCACGGCAAAGGCCTGATCTGCGTGCCTATGGAGGCGGGGCGGCTGAACGAATTGAATATCCACCCGATGTCTTCATACAACGACAGGTTCAGGACCGGCTGGATGGTCTCTGTGGATGCCGCTTCAGGCATCACTACCGGAATATCCGCCGCGGACAGGGCAAGGACGGTACAGGTCTTGATCGGCCCCGGATCGCGGCCCGAAGACATAGTGCGCGGCGGGCATATCTTTCCGCTTAAGGCAAGCAACGGCGGCGTGCTTGTGCGCGCGGGCCATACAGAGGCATGCGTTGATCTGATGCGGCTGTCTTCTTTGTATCCTGCAGGCGTGATCTGCGAGATCATGAACTCGGACGGCACAATGGCCCGGTTCAATGATTTGGCAGAGTTTTCCAGGAAGCACGGTTTAAAGATATGCAGCATAGCCGGTCTTATCCAGTACCGCCGCCGCTCTGAGAAGCTGGTTAAAAGGGCGGCGCGGGCCAAGCTCCCCACGGAATTCGGCGAGTTTGATCTGATACTTTACAGCACCGAGATAGACAGTAGCTATCACACGGCTTTGGTAAGATCGCTTAAGGCCAACGATAGTGATCCGGTTTTAGTCAGGGTGCACTCGGAATGTTTGACAGGCGACGTGTTCTCTTCTTTAAGATGCGACTGCGGCAGGCAGCTTAAGATCGCCATGGAGATGATAGGCAAGGCAGGCAGCGGCGTAATATTGTATATGAACCAGGAGGGCAGGGGTATCGGACTTCTGGGTAAGATAAAGGCCTATGCCCTGCAGGACGGCGGTATGGATACGGTTGAAGCAAACCACGCATTGGGATTCGGCGCGGACCTGCGGGATTATGGTATAGGCGCGCAGATCCTGGTAGACCTGGGCATTAAGAATATACGGCTGATCACCAATAATCCAAAAAAAATTGTGGGGTTGGAGGGTTATGATTTGAAGGTGGTCGAAAGGGTGCCGCTTGAGATAAAGCCGAACCCCGCGAATTACAAGTATCTTAAGACAAAGAAAGAGAAATTGGGGCACGAACTGACATTGGAGTAA
- the ribE gene encoding 6,7-dimethyl-8-ribityllumazine synthase has product MVKIVEGNLIAKGKKFSIVASRFNDFVTKELVRGCLDTLVRHGADDADVKVVWVPGAFEIPAVADKLAAGKSSDAVICLGTVIRGATPHFEFVASECAKGVANVSLKTGKPVIFGVITADTIEQAIERAGTKDGNKGRDAALNAIEMANLIDKI; this is encoded by the coding sequence ATGGTAAAGATAGTAGAAGGTAATCTGATAGCAAAGGGAAAGAAATTCAGCATTGTCGCATCAAGGTTCAACGATTTTGTCACAAAGGAGCTCGTGAGGGGCTGCCTGGATACATTAGTGCGCCATGGAGCGGATGACGCGGACGTAAAAGTGGTATGGGTGCCGGGGGCGTTTGAGATACCCGCGGTTGCCGATAAGCTGGCCGCGGGAAAGTCAAGCGACGCGGTGATCTGCCTCGGCACGGTCATCAGGGGCGCTACTCCGCATTTTGAATTTGTGGCAAGCGAATGCGCCAAAGGCGTAGCCAACGTGTCTTTAAAGACGGGCAAACCCGTAATATTCGGGGTCATCACAGCTGATACCATTGAACAGGCAATTGAGCGCGCCGGAACAAAGGACGGCAACAAAGGCAGGGACGCGGCCTTAAATGCCATAGAAATGGCAAATCTTATAGATAAGATATAG
- the nusB gene encoding transcription antitermination factor NusB, translating to MRKRTLARECALKILYQVDITGSGFEKAKEEFCSVFNEEWDNEEVKDYSTMLVEGVIENTARIDKEISAHATNWQLKRMAVVDRNILRLGCFELLFRDDIPPKVAINEAVDLAKRYSSNEAGKFVNGVLDKIKSDKEKA from the coding sequence ATGAGAAAGCGCACGCTGGCGCGCGAATGCGCGCTGAAGATTCTTTATCAGGTAGACATTACCGGCTCCGGCTTTGAGAAAGCTAAAGAGGAGTTCTGTTCCGTTTTCAACGAAGAGTGGGATAATGAAGAGGTAAAGGACTATTCCACCATGCTTGTGGAAGGCGTGATAGAAAATACGGCGCGCATTGATAAGGAGATATCCGCGCACGCCACCAATTGGCAGCTTAAGCGCATGGCAGTGGTAGACAGGAATATACTGCGGCTGGGATGCTTTGAGCTGCTCTTCCGCGACGATATCCCTCCCAAGGTCGCCATAAACGAAGCCGTTGACCTCGCCAAGAGATATTCATCTAATGAAGCGGGCAAGTTCGTGAACGGCGTCCTCGACAAGATAAAATCCGATAAGGAAAAGGCCTGA
- a CDS encoding PHP domain-containing protein, which translates to MRYADLHTHTIYSDGTCTPEELVDSAVKAGLYCVAICDHDVVDAVGPALDEAARRNIEVVPAIELSANIENGEVHILGYFIDHTDRALKERVAKLKEARVERVFSICDKLKTLGVDIRAEDVLDLAGPGSVGRLHIARFMHQKGYISSVGEAFRKYIGDRGPAYVNRFRLSPPSAIDLIVEAGGVPVLAHPYSLPDDGMIEQFVSQGIKGIEVFYPEHTPSMIEKYRALAARFNLFMTGGSDFHGKAKDTPLGSVRVPYELVERLKNAR; encoded by the coding sequence ATGAGATACGCGGACCTGCATACGCACACCATCTATTCAGACGGCACCTGCACTCCCGAGGAGCTTGTTGATTCCGCCGTCAAGGCGGGGCTTTACTGTGTAGCCATATGCGACCATGACGTGGTTGACGCGGTCGGGCCGGCGCTGGATGAAGCAGCCAGGCGCAATATCGAGGTCGTGCCCGCCATTGAATTATCCGCCAATATAGAGAACGGAGAAGTCCACATACTCGGATATTTTATAGACCATACCGATAGGGCGCTCAAGGAGCGCGTTGCTAAATTAAAGGAAGCGCGCGTTGAGCGGGTGTTCAGTATCTGCGATAAGCTGAAAACGCTGGGGGTTGATATCAGGGCTGAGGATGTGCTGGATCTCGCCGGGCCGGGTTCCGTCGGCCGCCTTCACATCGCGCGTTTTATGCATCAAAAAGGATATATCTCTTCCGTCGGTGAAGCGTTCAGGAAATATATCGGGGACAGAGGGCCTGCCTATGTAAACCGTTTCCGCCTGTCTCCTCCTTCAGCGATCGATCTTATTGTTGAGGCGGGAGGCGTGCCCGTGCTTGCCCATCCGTATTCATTGCCTGACGATGGCATGATAGAGCAGTTTGTTTCTCAGGGCATAAAAGGCATAGAGGTTTTTTACCCGGAACACACCCCTTCAATGATAGAAAAGTACAGGGCCCTTGCCGCGCGGTTCAATCTGTTTATGACCGGCGGCTCTGATTTTCACGGTAAGGCAAAGGATACGCCCCTGGGCAGCGTGAGGGTGCCCTACGAGCTTGTGGAAAGGTTAAAAAATGCGAGGTAG
- the ribD gene encoding bifunctional diaminohydroxyphosphoribosylaminopyrimidine deaminase/5-amino-6-(5-phosphoribosylamino)uracil reductase RibD: MRGREEFYMRMALECALKAKGHTSPNPLVGAVLVKGNRVISTGFHRRAGLDHAEIDAINNAIGSIRGSTLYVTLEPCSHFGRTPPCADAIIKSGIKKVVVGMKDPNPLNNGRGLSALKKAGIELKAGVLEPELREINRPFIKFITRKMPYVVVKAGMSLDGRIATSTGESKWITSDKARRSARRLRSEFDAIMAGSNTVLRDDPSLEPEPARPGYKKIIIDRKLRISPRARLFRGGSGVIIAASDKNPLSRINRFKDKAVILPVREQRGRLDLKDLMRKLAGLEITSVFVEGGGELIGSLFDARLVDRVMFFIAPKIIGGRDAVSVVMGRGVPSIANSHKITNLSVRKIGRDLLVEGDVDSTHVSV; the protein is encoded by the coding sequence ATGCGAGGTAGGGAAGAATTCTATATGCGCATGGCCCTGGAATGCGCTTTAAAGGCAAAGGGGCATACCAGCCCCAATCCTCTTGTAGGCGCTGTTTTAGTCAAGGGCAACAGGGTCATCTCAACCGGTTTTCACAGAAGGGCGGGCCTTGACCACGCGGAGATAGACGCGATAAACAATGCCATAGGCAGCATCAGGGGTTCTACGCTTTACGTTACGCTTGAGCCCTGTTCCCATTTTGGCAGGACGCCGCCTTGCGCGGATGCCATAATCAAAAGCGGCATAAAGAAGGTGGTCGTAGGCATGAAGGACCCCAATCCCTTGAATAACGGCAGGGGCTTAAGCGCCTTGAAAAAGGCGGGCATAGAATTAAAGGCAGGGGTCCTTGAGCCGGAGTTGAGGGAAATAAACCGTCCGTTCATAAAATTCATTACCAGGAAAATGCCCTATGTGGTGGTCAAGGCGGGTATGAGTTTGGACGGCAGGATCGCCACCAGCACAGGTGAGTCCAAATGGATCACCTCGGATAAGGCGCGCAGATCCGCCCGGCGCCTGCGAAGCGAGTTTGACGCGATCATGGCAGGCAGTAATACGGTATTGCGCGATGACCCCTCTTTGGAGCCGGAACCGGCAAGGCCGGGTTATAAAAAGATAATAATAGACAGGAAGTTGAGGATATCCCCGCGGGCCAGACTATTCAGGGGCGGTTCGGGGGTCATAATAGCGGCCTCCGATAAGAATCCCCTATCCAGAATAAACAGATTTAAAGATAAGGCGGTTATACTGCCTGTGAGAGAACAGCGCGGCCGCCTGGATTTGAAGGACTTAATGAGGAAGTTGGCAGGGCTTGAGATCACCAGCGTATTTGTTGAGGGCGGCGGAGAGCTTATCGGTTCACTATTTGATGCGCGCCTTGTGGACAGGGTAATGTTTTTTATCGCGCCTAAGATAATCGGAGGCAGGGATGCTGTCAGTGTAGTGATGGGGAGGGGGGTGCCTAGCATAGCCAATTCCCATAAGATAACTAATCTCTCAGTAAGGAAAATCGGTAGAGATTTGTTGGTAGAAGGGGATGTGGATTCTACACACGTAAGTGTGTAG
- a CDS encoding riboflavin synthase, whose product MFTGIVEELGKVKNLKRGAAISVLEIEADKALEGVKTGDSVSVNGACLTVTKKDKNTLQFDVMNETLKKSNLGELKFNQPVNLERALKTGDRVSGHFVTGHIDCVGVIRDKRHIEGNLVFEIAPPAKFMPLIAPKGSVCVEGVSLTVVDKKSGSFTVYMIPHTLKSTTLGLKGHSAKVNLEFDILAKYASTALC is encoded by the coding sequence ATGTTCACTGGTATTGTAGAAGAATTAGGCAAAGTAAAAAACCTCAAGCGGGGCGCCGCTATTTCTGTCCTGGAGATCGAAGCAGATAAGGCCTTGGAAGGCGTAAAGACAGGGGATAGCGTTTCTGTCAACGGCGCCTGCCTCACTGTTACAAAAAAAGATAAGAATACCCTGCAGTTTGACGTGATGAACGAGACGCTGAAAAAGAGCAATCTCGGGGAATTGAAGTTTAATCAGCCGGTAAACCTTGAACGCGCCTTAAAAACGGGAGACAGGGTTTCCGGCCATTTTGTCACAGGCCATATTGATTGCGTCGGAGTAATAAGGGATAAACGCCATATAGAAGGTAATCTTGTTTTTGAGATCGCCCCGCCGGCGAAATTCATGCCCTTAATTGCCCCCAAGGGGTCTGTCTGCGTAGAGGGCGTATCCCTTACAGTAGTAGATAAAAAAAGCGGCAGTTTCACCGTTTATATGATCCCGCACACCTTAAAATCCACCACCTTGGGCCTTAAAGGACATTCCGCGAAGGTTAACCTTGAGTTTGATATCCTCGCCAAATATGCCTCCACGGCATTATGTTAA
- a CDS encoding acylphosphatase, with product MRKQLHIYFSGAVQGVGFRFTAVRLANSFDVTGWVKNLPDGRVEIMAEQEEEVLKDFLNAIRNKFEEYIRDVEAIWSEAGGEFKGFEIGF from the coding sequence ATGCGAAAACAACTCCACATCTATTTTTCAGGCGCGGTCCAGGGCGTGGGCTTCAGGTTCACTGCCGTGCGCCTTGCCAACAGCTTTGACGTCACGGGCTGGGTAAAGAACCTGCCTGACGGAAGGGTTGAGATCATGGCAGAGCAGGAAGAAGAGGTGCTTAAGGATTTCCTGAACGCGATCAGGAACAAATTTGAAGAGTATATCAGAGATGTTGAAGCGATCTGGAGCGAGGCAGGCGGAGAATTCAAGGGTTTTGAGATAGGATTCTAA
- the ligA gene encoding NAD-dependent DNA ligase LigA has translation MISVKKEIEQLRRKIDHHNHRYYGLNQPEISDNEYDQLTRRLRELEAAHPGLVTPDSPTQRVGAEVQKGFRAVKHRQKMLSLDNTYSFEEIREWDARVKKNLPPRENVEYVVELKIDGVSANLTYTKGVFTLGATRGDGETGEDVTMNLKTVRAIPLRLEAQAPPALIEIRGEVYLDFSDFKDINKERRRNNEELFVNPRNAAAGSLKLLDSGITAKRNLNFFAHSLGERKGVAFDTHWDFLQAAKKWGMRVNPNIKLCKNIEEVIDHCGDWEKRKEGLDYQIDGMVIKVNSLNQQSRLGHTLKSPRWAVAYKFAAQQATTVIEEVFMSVGRTGTITPVAILKPVECGGVTISRATLHNFDEIKRLGVKEGDRVLIERAGDVIPKVVKVVEHKGRGQARIPRACPVCGAEVLKEKEEDVAYRCINPSCPAQLEESLTHFASRQAMDIEGMGEAVVSQLVEKKIVRDAADIYFLKKEDLLKLELFKEKKADNLIKAIENSKARELSRLIYALGIRHVGEKAAFVLAKHFRDMDSLMKAGTKEFDNIYEVGSVMAESIKRFFEQRGTAELIRKFKEAGVNLKEKGAVKSGSKLTGMTVVFTGELKHYARHEAERIVRELGGSASSSVSGNTDILVAGSNPASKYDKARKLGVKIIDEKEFERMIK, from the coding sequence ATGATAAGCGTGAAAAAAGAAATAGAGCAGCTGCGCCGCAAGATAGACCACCATAATCACAGGTATTATGGCTTAAACCAGCCGGAGATCTCCGATAACGAATACGACCAGCTTACGCGCCGCCTTAGAGAGCTGGAGGCCGCGCATCCTGGCCTGGTTACTCCCGACTCCCCTACGCAGAGAGTAGGCGCTGAAGTTCAAAAGGGCTTCAGGGCAGTGAAGCACAGGCAGAAGATGCTTTCTTTGGACAATACCTATTCTTTTGAGGAGATCAGGGAGTGGGACGCGCGGGTAAAAAAGAACCTTCCGCCGCGAGAGAATGTTGAGTATGTCGTGGAGCTGAAGATAGACGGAGTCAGCGCTAACCTTACATATACAAAAGGGGTATTTACTCTGGGCGCTACAAGAGGAGACGGGGAAACAGGCGAAGATGTGACGATGAACTTAAAGACGGTAAGGGCGATACCTTTAAGGTTAGAGGCGCAAGCGCCTCCGGCCCTGATAGAGATCAGGGGCGAGGTCTATCTGGATTTCAGCGATTTTAAAGATATCAATAAGGAAAGGCGGCGCAATAACGAGGAATTATTCGTGAACCCCAGAAACGCGGCAGCGGGCTCCCTGAAGCTTCTTGACTCCGGCATCACCGCGAAGAGAAACCTGAATTTCTTCGCGCATTCGCTGGGAGAGCGGAAGGGGGTCGCCTTTGATACCCATTGGGACTTTCTTCAGGCGGCGAAAAAGTGGGGCATGCGCGTCAATCCCAACATAAAGTTATGCAAGAACATTGAGGAAGTTATAGATCATTGCGGCGATTGGGAGAAACGCAAGGAGGGCCTGGATTATCAGATCGACGGTATGGTCATAAAGGTGAATTCGCTTAACCAGCAGAGCCGCCTTGGCCATACCCTTAAAAGCCCTCGTTGGGCTGTCGCTTATAAATTCGCCGCGCAGCAGGCGACTACGGTGATAGAAGAGGTCTTTATGTCTGTCGGCCGCACAGGAACTATAACGCCTGTCGCCATTCTTAAGCCGGTCGAGTGCGGCGGGGTCACGATCAGCCGGGCAACCCTGCATAATTTTGATGAGATCAAGCGCCTGGGCGTCAAGGAGGGCGACCGCGTGCTCATTGAAAGGGCGGGCGATGTCATACCTAAGGTGGTCAAGGTAGTAGAGCATAAAGGCAGGGGCCAGGCAAGGATCCCCAGGGCCTGTCCCGTATGCGGCGCGGAGGTGCTGAAGGAAAAAGAAGAAGACGTGGCTTACCGCTGCATAAATCCGTCATGCCCGGCGCAATTAGAGGAGTCATTGACGCATTTTGCCTCGCGCCAGGCAATGGATATAGAAGGCATGGGAGAGGCGGTAGTCAGCCAGCTGGTTGAGAAAAAGATAGTGCGCGACGCGGCGGATATATACTTTTTGAAAAAAGAGGACCTGCTTAAACTGGAGTTATTCAAAGAAAAGAAGGCCGATAACCTCATAAAGGCCATTGAAAACAGCAAGGCAAGGGAGTTGAGCCGGCTTATATACGCGTTAGGCATAAGGCACGTGGGAGAAAAGGCGGCGTTTGTCCTGGCAAAACATTTCCGCGATATGGACAGCTTGATGAAGGCAGGGACAAAGGAATTTGACAATATATACGAGGTCGGCAGCGTTATGGCAGAGAGCATCAAGCGTTTTTTTGAGCAGAGAGGCACGGCAGAGTTGATAAGAAAATTTAAGGAGGCGGGGGTAAACCTCAAGGAGAAAGGCGCGGTCAAGTCCGGTTCAAAACTGACAGGGATGACCGTGGTTTTTACCGGAGAGCTTAAGCATTACGCGAGGCATGAAGCGGAGAGGATCGTAAGGGAGCTGGGAGGCAGCGCCTCATCAAGCGTAAGCGGCAACACGGACATCCTGGTAGCGGGGAGCAACCCGGCTTCAAAATATGATAAGGCCAGGAAGTTGGGTGTGAAGATAATCGATGAAAAAGAGTTTGAAAGGATGATCAAATGA
- a CDS encoding MBL fold metallo-hydrolase has product MIFKHLAVGSMGVNCYILADENTAEAVIIDPGAEADKIKTLLERSGLKAKFIVLTHGHFDHIGAVNAFNVPVHAHSGDKEMLVSARKNLSSLFSRSFEVKAPVKPLEENDTLTLGEIALKVIHTPGHTAGGISLLVLKPVNDIIFTGDTLFCDGVGRADLEGSDQEALLSSIKDKLFALPDKTVVYPGHGPKTTIGWEKKHNSFL; this is encoded by the coding sequence ATGATCTTTAAGCATTTAGCCGTAGGCAGCATGGGTGTCAATTGCTACATACTCGCGGATGAGAATACGGCAGAGGCGGTGATAATTGACCCGGGGGCAGAGGCGGATAAGATAAAGACGTTATTGGAGCGTTCAGGGCTTAAGGCGAAATTTATCGTGCTTACGCACGGCCACTTTGACCACATAGGCGCCGTCAACGCGTTCAATGTCCCTGTACACGCTCATAGCGGCGATAAAGAGATGCTTGTCTCCGCCAGAAAGAACCTGTCTTCGCTTTTCTCCCGTTCCTTTGAAGTCAAGGCGCCGGTCAAGCCCCTTGAGGAGAACGATACGCTGACATTGGGCGAGATAGCGCTCAAGGTTATCCATACGCCCGGCCATACAGCGGGCGGCATATCGCTTCTTGTCCTGAAGCCGGTAAATGATATTATTTTCACGGGGGATACGCTTTTTTGTGACGGTGTGGGAAGGGCAGATCTTGAGGGATCGGACCAGGAGGCGCTGTTAAGTTCCATAAAAGACAAGCTCTTCGCCCTTCCCGATAAAACGGTGGTTTACCCCGGCCATGGCCCCAAGACCACTATCGGCTGGGAGAAAAAGCATAACTCGTTTTTGTAA